CTTGGTGGACACGAGTGGATCATTGAATTCAAGGATGCTCCACATGATCCGGCCCGATTCGTGGAAGTTCTGGATATGACCATGCGCCAACTGAATTCGGATTACGATGCGAAACGCAAAGGTGATATGGCGCTTGTGCTACCCATTGTGCACGCAGTTGCTCCGGGCACCTTTTACGAATGGATGAAACAACGCGGCAAACTGGGCGGACAGAACAAAGTTCCACGATTGAGTAATGACCGTACGTACCTTGATGCGTTGCTGGTATCGGAATTAGCATGAAGGCGTTTTTTCTTTTGATCACGTTCGTATGCTGCGCGAACACGCACGCACAAGTTGTTGATCAGCCCATCGTGATCAATGGCCACTTCGATAAATTCACGACGGATGAATTGGGCAATAGTTATACGCTCCACGGTGATGAGCTGGAATTGTTCAATACCGAAGGAAAAAGTTGGTTACGCAATAGTGTGAAGACATTCGGACGCATTGGCAATATCGATGCATTCTATTCCTTGAAGCCGATGTTGTTCGCTCCGGAACAGGGCCAACTTGTTGTTCTTGACAATACATTGAGTGTTCAAGGTAGTGTCATGAACCTCTCTCGAAGCGGGTTCACACAAGTGGTGCTGGCTTGTATGAGCGTTCAGAATCATTTCTGGTTCTATGATGAGCGGGAAATGGGACTCGTTCGCGTGGATGCACAACTAAGGCGTACTGCGAATACCGGAAGGATCGATCAACTGCTCGGCTTCACTGTGCATCCGGTCTGCATGCAGGAGTATGATAATTGGCTCTATGTTCATGACAAGGAACATGGATTGTTGGTGTTCGATCTGTTCGGAACCTATGCACGCACGATCCCGCTGTTGAATATGCAAAGCTTTGAAGTTCGCGGTGGTGTGATCTATTTCTATGGAGAGGATGGATTGCAGCGCTATGACATGCGTTCGTTCGAGATAACACCGATCGAGATCCCGCTTCCTGAAAGTGAAACGATCCGGGATGTTCGCGTAGAGCTAGGAAGATCCTACGTTCTGCTCGATGAAAAGATCCTCATTCTGCCATTAAGCGGACCATGACGTTCGGCTCATTCGATCGATCCGCGTTGGATCGTTGATCGTGCAATTCATGAAATTCCGCAATGCCCCTAGCAACAGGTGATGACGTGGATCTGAACGCAACGACTTATCCACATCATTATCATCCGTACCATGTGGCGGGTATCTTCGCGCTCCTAACTACAACTATGCATATCGCGATCGCAGGCAATATCGGCTCCGGAAAAACCACTTTGACAAAGCTGTTGGCCAAACATTACAAGTGGGATCAATTGGAAGAGGCTGTTGACAACAACCCATACTTGTTCGATTTCTACAAGGACATGCAGCGCTGGAGCTTCAATCTCCAGATCTTCTTCCTGAACTCACGCTTCGAACAGTTATTGGAGATCCGTCGCAGTGGACGCAATGTGATCCAAGATCGTACGATCTACGAGGACGCCTTCATTTTCGCACCCAACTTGCATGCCATGGGGTTGATGACCTCACGCGATTTCGAGAACTACTTCCGGTTGTTCAGCAACATGGACAACTCCATTACACCTCCGGATCTATTGATCTACTTGCAAGCTCCGGTTGAAAAATTGGTGAAGCAGATCAGCGAGCGTGGTCGCGAATACGAGAACAGCATCAGTATTGATTACCTGAAACGTTTGAACGAACGCTATAACGGCTGGATCGAGAAATACGATAAAGGCAAAGTGCTGATCATCGATGTGGAGGACAATAGTTTCCACAATAACCCGGAACATTTAGGCAAGATCATCAACTCAATTGATGCGGAGATCCATGGCCTGTTCCCGTTGGAACCTACTCATCTCAAGGCAGCGAAAGCAGAACCGAAAGCAGCCGCTAAGGCCAAAGCGACGTTGACTTCAAAAAAGAAATTGGCGAAGGCCTGAGAGATCGTTGCGCTTTCTTGAGCCAAGAAGCCCCACATTCAGCATAACAGCTGAATGTGGGGCTTCTTCTTTTAAAGAATGAACCTCTTCCTTTTTTTACTTGCTACGGGATGTAGTGATACTTAGCCTTCAAATTGCATAACACGCTGAGGGTCTCAACGTGTTCTTAACACTACTCCTTGGAAGAAGTCAGTTCGAACTCAGCACTTCCATTCCAGTAATTCAGTCGGTCGAATTTGAACCAACTGGTCTGTACAAATGAAAAAGGGTTGAACGAACTTGCTGTTCGTTCAACCCTTTTTCCTGTTAATAAGATCCCGTAGAAGGACTTAGTTGTACTCGGCTTCGGTTACCGTAAAAGCGTTCTCGACAACGTTCTGCTTAACCGTTTCCACTTCTACCACTTCGACTGTTGGCGTTGGTGCAATAGCAGCACTACGAACATTGCTTTCGTTGATATGCGGAGCAATGATCAATGCAACGATCGATGTCAATTTGATCAAAATGTTCATGCTCGGTCCTGAAGTGTCCTTGAACGGATCACCGACCGTGTCACCGGTAACAGCTGCTTTATGTGGCTCGCTGCCCTTCTCGAAGGTCTTACCATCGATGATCACACCTTTCTCGAAGCTCTTCTTGGCATTATCCCATGCACCTCCAGCATTGTTCTGGAACATGCCCATAAGAACACCGCTAACGGTAATACCAGCAAGCAGACCACCCAACGCTTCTGGCCCGGCCAAGAAACCGACGACCAGCGGTGAAAGCAATGCCAAGGCACCCGGTGCGATCATTTCACGGATCGAAGCTTTGGTGCTGATCGCAACACATTTCTCGTACTCCGGCGTGGCAGTGCCCTCCATGATCCCTGGGATCTCGCGGAACTGACGGCGCACTTCATACACCATGTCCATGGCGGCTTTACCAACAGCGCTGATCGCAAGGGAGCTGAAGAAGAACGGGATCATACCACCGACGAACAACATGGCCAAAACGTTAGCCTTGTAAATGTCGATGCCCGTAATGCCTGACATGCCCACATAAGCTGCGAACAAAGCGAGTGCGGTCAATGCGGCTGATGCAATTGCGAATCCTTTTCCAGTAGCAGCGGTAGTGTTACCGACCGCGTCCAAGTTGTCCGTGCGCTCACGTACTTCTTTCGGTAAGTGGCTCATTTCTGCGATACCTCCTGCGTTGTCCGCAATAGGTCCGAATGCATCAATGGCCAACTGCATGGCGGTGGTCGCCATCATACCTGCAGCCGCAATTGCTACGCCGTACATACCTGCTAGCTCGAATGAACCCCAGATACCGGCAGCAAGGATCAAGATCGGCAACACGGTACTTTCCATGCCCATTGCCAAACCACCGATCACGTTGGTCCCGTGGCCTGTTCCGCTTTTCTGAACAATGCTATCAACAGGACGGCGACCCATGCTGGTGTAATATTCAGTAACCATGCTCATCAAAGTACCTACGACAAGACCAAGAATGATCGCTAGGAAAACGTTGGTACTGGTGATTTCTACAGAAACTCCGTTACGCACGAATTGCATGGTCTCGGGCATCATCCATTTCACCAAAGGATAGCTTGATACCGCTACAAGAATCATGGAACCCCAATTGCCCAAGTTCAAAGCGGTCATTACACTATCCGTATCCTTGTTAATGCGAACGAAGAATGTACCGATAATGCTGAACAGTACGCCAAGACCGGCGATGACCATTGGCAATAGGATAGGCGCCATTCCATCGAAGTTATCCGCGCTCACCACCTCACGACCCAATACCATTGTCGCCAACATCGTGGCCACGTAACTTCCGAAAAGGTCAGCACCCATACCGGCCACATCACCTACGTTGTCTCCTACGTTATCCGCGATGGTAGCCGGATTGCGGGCATCATCCTCTGGAATTCCTGCTTCCACTTTACCCACAAGGTCCGCACCAACGTCAGCTGCTTTGGTGTAGATACCACCACCTACACGTGCGAACAGTGCAATACTCTCTGCACCCAAGGAAAAACCTGCGAGGACTTCTAGGGCTTTCATCATTTCAACACCGTTCGCACCTGCCTCACCAACATACATGCGAAGGAAAACGATGAACAGTGTACTTAGTCCTACTACAGCAAGGCCTGCAACACCTAATCCCATAACGGCACCACCGTTAAAGGATACCTGCAACGCTTTTTTCAAACTGGTACGTGCTGCCTGCGTGGTACGAACGTTCGCCTTTGTCGCGATGCTCATCCCCACCCAACCTGCAAATGCACTGAAGAATGCACCGATAAGAAAAGCGATGGCAATAACCCAATCGCTATTCTCATGCAAGGTGCCGCTCCATGCTAATAGAACAGCAGCAATAGCAGCGAAAATGCCCAATACCTTCCACTCGGCCTTCAAGAATGCGCTAGCGCCGCTGGCTATATAGCCCGCAAGCTTCTGCATATTCTCATCACCTGCATCCTGTTTGTTCACCCAAATGGCCTTGGCGATCATTACAATCAGGCCGATCGCTCCCATTACAGGGATATAGTACATGATCTCACTTCCCATTTCTATTGTGTTGTTCTTTCGTTAACGTTCTGTTCTTCAGTTGAAAAACGCATTGCCCTCGTTTATTAGGGGCCGCA
The nucleotide sequence above comes from Flavobacteriales bacterium. Encoded proteins:
- a CDS encoding deoxynucleoside kinase, yielding MHIAIAGNIGSGKTTLTKLLAKHYKWDQLEEAVDNNPYLFDFYKDMQRWSFNLQIFFLNSRFEQLLEIRRSGRNVIQDRTIYEDAFIFAPNLHAMGLMTSRDFENYFRLFSNMDNSITPPDLLIYLQAPVEKLVKQISERGREYENSISIDYLKRLNERYNGWIEKYDKGKVLIIDVEDNSFHNNPEHLGKIINSIDAEIHGLFPLEPTHLKAAKAEPKAAAKAKATLTSKKKLAKA
- a CDS encoding sodium-translocating pyrophosphatase, with protein sequence MGSEIMYYIPVMGAIGLIVMIAKAIWVNKQDAGDENMQKLAGYIASGASAFLKAEWKVLGIFAAIAAVLLAWSGTLHENSDWVIAIAFLIGAFFSAFAGWVGMSIATKANVRTTQAARTSLKKALQVSFNGGAVMGLGVAGLAVVGLSTLFIVFLRMYVGEAGANGVEMMKALEVLAGFSLGAESIALFARVGGGIYTKAADVGADLVGKVEAGIPEDDARNPATIADNVGDNVGDVAGMGADLFGSYVATMLATMVLGREVVSADNFDGMAPILLPMVIAGLGVLFSIIGTFFVRINKDTDSVMTALNLGNWGSMILVAVSSYPLVKWMMPETMQFVRNGVSVEITSTNVFLAIILGLVVGTLMSMVTEYYTSMGRRPVDSIVQKSGTGHGTNVIGGLAMGMESTVLPILILAAGIWGSFELAGMYGVAIAAAGMMATTAMQLAIDAFGPIADNAGGIAEMSHLPKEVRERTDNLDAVGNTTAATGKGFAIASAALTALALFAAYVGMSGITGIDIYKANVLAMLFVGGMIPFFFSSLAISAVGKAAMDMVYEVRRQFREIPGIMEGTATPEYEKCVAISTKASIREMIAPGALALLSPLVVGFLAGPEALGGLLAGITVSGVLMGMFQNNAGGAWDNAKKSFEKGVIIDGKTFEKGSEPHKAAVTGDTVGDPFKDTSGPSMNILIKLTSIVALIIAPHINESNVRSAAIAPTPTVEVVEVETVKQNVVENAFTVTEAEYN